In Seriola aureovittata isolate HTS-2021-v1 ecotype China chromosome 17, ASM2101889v1, whole genome shotgun sequence, a genomic segment contains:
- the LOC130184707 gene encoding proline-rich protein 29-like → MMIQNAQMHQVVMNNMTMSALGSSGSSGPPPGPGRYQTWAPRDLVIIQDSEADPEIYHHYYQSAPYLSCPSWLLPSLVYQEDPNKPTSAPPHRDSPAVPPPPPPGATTATVEVNVTPAAENN, encoded by the exons ATGATGATCCAGAATGCCCAGATGCACCAGGTCGTCATGAACAACATGACCATGTCAGCTCTCGGGTCATCCGGGTCCTCAGGCCCTCCGCCCGGCCCAGGCCGGTACCAGACATGG GCTCCCAGAGATCTGGTTATAATTCAGGACAGTGAGGCTGACCCAGAGATATACCACCACTATTACCAGTCTGCCCCATACCTGTCCTGTCCTTCATGGCTCCTGCCCTCACTGGTCTACCAAGAAGACCCCAACAAACCCACTTCTGCTCCaccacacagagacag CCCTgctgtccctcctcctcccccacccgGTGCCACCACTGCGACTGTGGAAGTCAACGTCACTCCTGCAGCAG AGAACAACTGA
- the mreg gene encoding melanoregulin encodes MGSAFKKFCMQFCCCCCAGDEDDEDEKQPLVPQDPLEYFNREVQKRRDEETNLWSEPGDPSHSERADDRTLYTLLQARNKTRMGSTGYRRLSVDIEAMRDTRREVRDKWKTVLENLGFMAEADSLLTVSAGASHDRMRNAPAARALLHTLHSETSIFSSREPPPERYLFILDRLLYLDIAEDFLAKAKRFYPPRDDSDEEMPSGLNFSLPLLLARVEAMNGGGEEEEDESEREDGNLSDRS; translated from the exons ATGGGTTCAGCCTTTAAGAAGTTCTGCATGcagttctgctgctgctgctgcgccgGTGAcgaagatgatgaggatgagaaGCAGCCATTAGTACC TCAAGATCCATTGGAGTATTTTAACCGTGAAGTCCAGAAGCGTCGTGACGAGGAGACCAACCTGTGGAGTGAACCAGGAGACCCCAGCCACTCGGAGAGAGCTGATGACCGGACCCTTTACACCCTGCTGCAGGCCAGGAACAAGACCCGCATGGGATCCACG GGCTATCGCCGTCTGAGCGTCGACATTGAGGCCATGAGAGACACCCGCCGAGAAGTCAGAGACAAATGGAAGACGGTTCTGGAGAACCTAG GTTTCATGGCGGAGGCAGACTCGCTGCTGACAGTGTCTGCCGGTGCCTCACATGACCGCATGCGTAATGCCCCAGCAGCACGTGCCCTTCTTCACACACTCCACTCTGAGACCTCcatcttcagcagcagagaaccGCCTCCAGAGAGATATCTGTTCATCCTG GATCGTCTCCTGTATCTTGATATAGCTGAAGATTTTCTAGCAAAGGCAAAGCGCTTCTATCCGCCGAGGGATGATTCTGACGAGGAGATGCCCTCAGGCCTCAACTTCAGCCTGCCGCTGCTGCTGGCCAGGGTGGAGGCCATGAATGGGGGAGGcgaagaagaagaggacgagAGCGAAAGAGAAGATGGAAACTTGAGTGACAGATCTTAA
- the tcap gene encoding telethonin: protein MPICTVLEKRNGVVVGAELTCSVREENKPQRESYSADWHSVSLKTQPQDRQTMNMNDDSRRETLSRQWQARSLVQACPSGVFRVGTVERGVREHQLLPKRNTLPLPIFTPAELGVRLGRGAPHTEEDLQPYPNPDGACPSKRTVGEITRDLPPVKPTLMEFAKAPKALGRSMSLEAQRG from the exons ATGCCAATCTGCACCGTCCTGGAGAAGCGTAACGGCGTGGTGGTGGGAGCTGAGCTCACCTGCAGCGTACGGGAGGAGAACAAACCTCAGAGGGAGAGCTACAGCGCTGACTGGCACAGTGTCAGTCTGAAAACTCAACCTCAGGACAG gCAGACGATGAACATGAATGACGACTCTCGCAGGGAGACTCTGTCCCGGCAGTGGCAGGCCCGTTCGCTGGTACAGGCCTGCCCCTCTGGCGTCTTCAGAGTGGGCACTGTGGAAAGAGGGGTCAGGGAGCACCAGCTGCTGCCGAAGAGAAACACCCTCCCCTTGCCCATCTTCACCCCCGCAGAGCTGGGTGTCAGGCTCGGACGCGGAGCCCCACACACCGAGGAGGACCTGCAGCCCTACCCCAACCCAGACGGAGCCTGTCCCAGCAAGAGGACCGTGGGGGAGATCACAAGAGATCTCCCCCCTGTCAAGCCGACCCTCATGGAGTTCGCCAAAGCGCCCAAAGCCCTGGGTCGCTCCATGTCCCTGGAGGCTCAGAGAGGGTGA
- the stard3 gene encoding stAR-related lipid transfer protein 3 isoform X2: MPGGEYGELGGSLPAIASLNASYSTSLSLPSPYLFVPPAERRLISDVRRTFCLFVTFDLLFISLLWIIELNISSTIWDSLENEVVRYKFKSSFFDIFLLAVFRFLCLQVGYAAFRLKHWWVIALLSQNAFGYVLPITSFVVAWLETWFLDFKVLTQEADDERAYLAVVNAACERAPMIYPRAVSDGQFYSPPESVAGSEEDLDEEGLGRRAVTAQEKEYVRLGREAMSVVEQILAQEENWKFEKNNDMGDSVYTLEIPFHGKTFILKAFMQCQAELVYQEVILQPEKMVQWNKTVSACQILQRVDDNTLVSYDVSAGAAGGVVSARDFVNVRRVERKRDCYLSAGMATEHDAKPPSGRYVRGENGPGGFVVLKSSSNPSVCTFIWILNTDLKGRLPRYLIHQSLAATMFEFMSHLRQRIADLRPSHRSHHHLT, translated from the exons ATGCCGGGTGGAGAGTATGGGGAGCTTGGGGGCAGTCTCCCTGCCATCGCCTCCCTGAACGCTTCCTACTCTACTTCTCTGTCCCTCCCTTCCCCGTACCTGTTCGTACCACCTGCAGAGCGCAGGCTCATCTCTGATGTCCGGCGCACCTTCTGCCTCTTTGTGACGTTCGATTTGCTCTTCATCTCACTCCTCTGGATTATTGAGCTGAAc ATCTCCAGCACAATCTGGGACAGTTTAGAAAATGAGGTTGTCCGTTATAAGTTCAAGTCTTCCTTCTTTGACATCTTT CTCCTCGCTGTGTTTCGTTTCCTGTGTCTACAAGTGGGTTATGCTGCTTTTCGGTTAAAGCATTGGTGGGTTATTGCG CTCCTATCCCAGAATGCCTTTGGCTATGTTTTGCCCATCACCTCTTTTGTGGTGGCCTGGCTGGAGACCTGGTTTCTTGACTTCAAGGTGCTCACGCAGGAAGCAGATGACgaaagag CTTACCTAGCAGTGGTGAACGCAGCCTGTGAACGTGCCCCTATGATCTATCCCCGCGCCGTTTCAGACGGACAGTTCTACTCTCCACCTGAATCTGTCGCAG GCTCTGAAGAGGATCTGGATGAGGAGGGTCTCGGGCGCAGAGCTGTCACTGCTCAG GAGAAGGAGTACGTTAGACTGGGTCGTGAGGCCATGTCCGTGGTGGAACAGATCCTAGCCCAGGAGGAAAActggaaatttgaaaaaaacaat GACATGGGAGACTCTGTCTACACCCTGGAGATTCCCTTCCATGGAAAGACTTTCATTCTCAAG GCCTTTATGCAGTGTCAGGCTGAGCTTGTGTATCAGGAGGTAATTCTGCAACCAGAGAAAATGGTCCAGTGGAACAAAACGGTTTCTGCCTGCCAG ATCCTCCAGAGGGTTGACGACAACACTCTCGTATCATATGACGTCTCTGCTGGAGCAGCAGGGGGAGTTGTGTCTGCGAG gGACTTTGTTAATGTCCGACGGGTGGAGCGCAAACGAGACTGCTACCTGTCTGCTGGCATGGCAACCGAACATGACGCCAAACCCCCGAGCGGTCGCTACGTCAG GGGAGAGAATGGTCCAGGAGGATTTGTGGTCCTCAAGTCCAGCAGTAACCCGTCCGTCTGCACTTTCATCTGGATCCTCAACACAGACTtgaag GGTCGTCTGCCCCGCTACCTCATCCACCAGAGTCTGGCCGCCACCATGTTTGAATTCATGTCCCATTTACGCCAACGTATCGCTGACCTGCGGCCCTCTCACCgctcccaccaccacctcactTAA
- the stard3 gene encoding stAR-related lipid transfer protein 3 isoform X1, with the protein MPGGEYGELGGSLPAIASLNASYSTSLSLPSPYLFVPPAERRLISDVRRTFCLFVTFDLLFISLLWIIELNISSTIWDSLENEVVRYKFKSSFFDIFLLAVFRFLCLQVGYAAFRLKHWWVIAITTLVTSVFLVVKVIVSNLLSQNAFGYVLPITSFVVAWLETWFLDFKVLTQEADDERAYLAVVNAACERAPMIYPRAVSDGQFYSPPESVAGSEEDLDEEGLGRRAVTAQEKEYVRLGREAMSVVEQILAQEENWKFEKNNDMGDSVYTLEIPFHGKTFILKAFMQCQAELVYQEVILQPEKMVQWNKTVSACQILQRVDDNTLVSYDVSAGAAGGVVSARDFVNVRRVERKRDCYLSAGMATEHDAKPPSGRYVRGENGPGGFVVLKSSSNPSVCTFIWILNTDLKGRLPRYLIHQSLAATMFEFMSHLRQRIADLRPSHRSHHHLT; encoded by the exons ATGCCGGGTGGAGAGTATGGGGAGCTTGGGGGCAGTCTCCCTGCCATCGCCTCCCTGAACGCTTCCTACTCTACTTCTCTGTCCCTCCCTTCCCCGTACCTGTTCGTACCACCTGCAGAGCGCAGGCTCATCTCTGATGTCCGGCGCACCTTCTGCCTCTTTGTGACGTTCGATTTGCTCTTCATCTCACTCCTCTGGATTATTGAGCTGAAc ATCTCCAGCACAATCTGGGACAGTTTAGAAAATGAGGTTGTCCGTTATAAGTTCAAGTCTTCCTTCTTTGACATCTTT CTCCTCGCTGTGTTTCGTTTCCTGTGTCTACAAGTGGGTTATGCTGCTTTTCGGTTAAAGCATTGGTGGGTTATTGCG ATTACCACTTTAGTGACCAGTGTCTTCCTTGTTGTCAAGGTTATCGTATCTAAT CTCCTATCCCAGAATGCCTTTGGCTATGTTTTGCCCATCACCTCTTTTGTGGTGGCCTGGCTGGAGACCTGGTTTCTTGACTTCAAGGTGCTCACGCAGGAAGCAGATGACgaaagag CTTACCTAGCAGTGGTGAACGCAGCCTGTGAACGTGCCCCTATGATCTATCCCCGCGCCGTTTCAGACGGACAGTTCTACTCTCCACCTGAATCTGTCGCAG GCTCTGAAGAGGATCTGGATGAGGAGGGTCTCGGGCGCAGAGCTGTCACTGCTCAG GAGAAGGAGTACGTTAGACTGGGTCGTGAGGCCATGTCCGTGGTGGAACAGATCCTAGCCCAGGAGGAAAActggaaatttgaaaaaaacaat GACATGGGAGACTCTGTCTACACCCTGGAGATTCCCTTCCATGGAAAGACTTTCATTCTCAAG GCCTTTATGCAGTGTCAGGCTGAGCTTGTGTATCAGGAGGTAATTCTGCAACCAGAGAAAATGGTCCAGTGGAACAAAACGGTTTCTGCCTGCCAG ATCCTCCAGAGGGTTGACGACAACACTCTCGTATCATATGACGTCTCTGCTGGAGCAGCAGGGGGAGTTGTGTCTGCGAG gGACTTTGTTAATGTCCGACGGGTGGAGCGCAAACGAGACTGCTACCTGTCTGCTGGCATGGCAACCGAACATGACGCCAAACCCCCGAGCGGTCGCTACGTCAG GGGAGAGAATGGTCCAGGAGGATTTGTGGTCCTCAAGTCCAGCAGTAACCCGTCCGTCTGCACTTTCATCTGGATCCTCAACACAGACTtgaag GGTCGTCTGCCCCGCTACCTCATCCACCAGAGTCTGGCCGCCACCATGTTTGAATTCATGTCCCATTTACGCCAACGTATCGCTGACCTGCGGCCCTCTCACCgctcccaccaccacctcactTAA